The Dreissena polymorpha isolate Duluth1 chromosome 4, UMN_Dpol_1.0, whole genome shotgun sequence region GAATAATATCTACCAGCTTTGTGTTGAATACAGATAACTTTATTAAGCGGGGCTCGAAACTAAAACCACGCACTTTGGTACGTGGAGCAGGTTATCATGCCCATCAGCTAAActtatctgtattcaacactTCTGGTGTTCTTTTGATCTCATCATCTTCACCTTCCCCTTTCCAATCCTTATTTCGAAAACACACTGTAAACATGATTGAAAGACGATAAACATACAATGACGGCATGGGAATAAACCAAACTGACGTCATAATATTGCATATGACCATCGCTGtcggaaaacagggtttaatacaCATGGGACAAGTTTATGCAGATTAGCCAATGCAGttagcataggctaatcagggacgacactttgcgttttctaatgcagtttttgtttaaaggaagtttcttatTAGCAAAAATTCAGTCTAGACAGAACGTGTCGTCCTTGGTAAGCatttacggactgcacaggcttatatgagacAGCACTTTACTTCAATCCATTATTACCCGTTTTCCATGAGCGAGGCTCAAACGTTTGCTGTTTTCCGTAATGTGGAAAAACATCTTCGTTTCAGTCCTTGAGGTGTTATTCCGTCAACTATGGCATGAATGaaggattaaaaaaaattacacaacaaaAGTTATCACCGACAACAGTTATGAACTTATACCCGATTGGACCGCTAAATATCATCAACGGTAGTAACACGCTTTTTTTGGACGGCTGATGTGCCGAAACCACACATTTAAAAAGTGTTCGTATATTCAATCGGAAAACAATTTTAGATCGAAACATGGAGATTAGCCCCACCGCTCCAAGAACTTTTTCCAAACAAAGTTCGACGTTATCGTATCTGGAGAATGTACGAACACAAAACGCGTTTTTGAATCGTTTTGAAGCAAAGCGGCCATGTCAGCGTTGTTTTCTAATATGTATCGATCATTTAATGACGTAGGCGTGACTCCAGCTGCACTCGCGAGCATGCCGGTTACGTAATAATCGTCAATCCAGAAAAATGGCACCGTAAGTGAGTTTGTATAGAACTTTGCAACGACGTCCGTGCTCATAAGATAGGAAGAGCCGGAACAATATTTCAGATAAAATGGTTTGGGAAATTCTTCAGGTGAAACGTACCATTTACTGCTTTTGTTTCTGTCCACGTTCATATGTGGCCATATGTATCCGGCAAGGATGTTTTTCTTGCCCCATTTATTTTCGATGTAAGCTTTCATTAGCCGCACGACGCGATGGATATCAACTACAATGTCATCATCCGTTTTTAACACATATGTTGTATTGGGGCAATTTTCCTGCGCCCAGCGCAAACCCGAAATAGCCTTGTACGTCAAATTTCTGTACGTGTCTGTAAAGTTTGCTTGAATAATATCTTTGTGCAGCTGGCTCTCGAAATCTAACGATGCTTGCATATCTAAAGTTTCCACCTGACCGGTAACAAAAATTAACTTAGCGCCATGAAGTTTCAATATTTCGTTCGACGCCCAAGTGGTACGTATGACGCGACGTCGTTCGGCGTTTCCGGGATCGGAATGTACGTATATGAGAAGGTAGTGACTTTTCAAACACGGCTCGGCGTCAATGTCGAACGTGATAGCTTCGCCGTCGACGTAAGTTTCGATCGCATGTATGGGTTcctccgtcgtcgtcgtcggcggAGAATTCTGGATGGCGTTGAGCTCCTGGACGAGAGCTGTGATGTCACTAAATGAGTAGCGGCCTACCTGCATCGTTGGCAGGTACATCAGCCGCCGGTGGACGACGGTGTTGGGGTTCCGGTTGTAGAACAACACACCGGCGAGAACCACCGTCGTGCAGATCGTTGTGATCTTCAAAATCAACGGATGTCTTGGCAACATTTTTGTTTCCACGAAGTATAAATGGTTATCAAACAACTCtcgtaattaaaattattttcactATCTGGAATATAGTTCCGCAAATGCGAAATTCATAAATGCTTACTTTGTATTATAACCACGAGACGAATATTTAATAGAAACTTGGCTAGTAACGCCTTCCGTTTAAACCTGTTAAAATTCTCGGTTGATATTCAAACGTATTTTTTCAACAATACTTCTTCTAAGCCGTCGTCATTTGCATATTGTATTTTCATAACCTTTCAGTCCCAAACATGTGATAGAATCCGACTTTGAGTATTCCCACACTTGACAATGAGAAGTCGTTATTTTGATCACTGATATGTCATGGTTACGCCAATTGATGATCGCGTAGTGCACTGTTACAATTAAACCAGCTGCGATTCATGCATAAGTGTAGTGAAATACTCAGCTTCCGAGTGCTTAATATGTCCCTACTCCAAGGGGCGGTGTATGAACAAATCTTGGCTTCGCTACATTGATATCACTAATTGCGCAGTGTTTCCAAGCTCGTTAGTTTATGAAAGATCATCGTAAACACTTAGTTTTCCATCTGTCGTAGCAATAAGTACTTGTCATTACTTGTTGGATCGATTTTGCAAAATTGCCAAGTTGATGTCAGCGAAGAAACACTATCACTGACTTTAAGAACTGCATGcgatctgaaaataaaaatcaaagcttGACTTAATGATCCTTTAAAGACGTGTTGCAATTGTTGTCTTATGTCTCCATGGAAATTACCATTAATTGTATATTGATCGATTGTGAGAAACTTTTTCTGACATCAATTTTTAATAAGTCATGTTGGTCCATTTTTAGTGATAAACACCACACTTAATGATGCGATATTGCCGAATTTTGTAATTAATATATCTCTGCTATCGCAGTCGCCATAACTAATGCGACCACACTAGATACAATGATTAGTCAAATTACTGCATAGAAAATGCATTGCCATTGTCAACATGTtagctttaaccctttcagtgcgggaaccgaatttcgaagacctttgcaaacagtttggatccagatgagacgccacagaacgtggcgtctcatcaggatccaaactgtttgctattctgatagtattctttgaaaaaactgaagaaaatgcttattttaaaattcagcagacgacattttagcagacgacaaatttcccagcatgcaaagggataagaTTTATCCTTGAGAAGCAGTTCATGTTTAACTGACCGGCCACGAACGACCAATTTTCATACATATGAATAGACAGGCGAATTGACCCTATCACTCTAATatatatgggccgcgctctgtggaaagggggggggggttgaagcaggtgcgtaacgtgtcgtcccagattagcatgtgcagtctgctcaggctaatcagggatgacaatttccgcttgtattgtatttttcgtttaaaggaagactgtGCTTGACAAAAATACAgcttaggcgaaaagtgtcgtccctgattagcctgtgcggactgcacaggctaatctgggacgacactttacgcacatactttAAATCTCtgttcacagagcgcggcccacaTCTTTGAACTGAATCGTTTTGCAGTGTAAAAATATTCATCCGGCAGTTTGAATATGACCGTAAACTAATGCATAATTACAATTTACCTTTCCATAAGAAGACTtaaagtcattattaatgtattatttatatacatttcataaataaaacatttatcaatacTTTCATAAGTAATGACATCAAATGAAAAGACGtgcttttatcaaataattattgAGAAATGATAGAATTAACTAGGTAGATACATTGTTTGTTGCTTGGATACGGTTATTACCAGACAACTGGAGCTAATATCTTCGGAAATTAATGAGGGCTTAACACGAGAATTCGATCGattcattaaaatattgtttgtgatTCATCTTGTAGGCTTTATGTGATAAAGCAATGCCGTGATATATTCGAACAAATATCTTGTACATATTACATAATGGTAGTTATCATTAAGTGTTTATCGTGTTTGTTATCATTGCAAtctacaatattaaaaaataccaaTTATTCTCACttttatataaagataaaattAATAATCTGACAAGCCGAACTGCTAAAACTTATATCCTAACGAGAATAATCATACTCAGTGAGTTTCTTTTGAAACCAACAACAACACAGTTGGCGTTGTTGAActgtaaaacaaatgaaaacgTTCGCAAAAACAATATCTGATTTATACATGGTTGAGATAGAAACGAAATTCTGAATAGTCAAGTACCAAACGCCTACACCTTAAGTAAGCGATACAACAGGTTACACAAATCCTTATGTTAACCTTTTATTGTAACCGGTTATTTACCGGTTAACTGAAGGACCAGAGTAAACATGTTAGGTATGCTTTGAAAACAGTCATATTTCTCGTACATGTACTCTCTTTAGAAAGGGAAGTAATGCAATATCGCTTGCGTTGATTACATAGTCGGTGCGGCCCGAgtaaaaacatttatcaaacacTTGAGTTGAGTACAATACTGTCTTTTATGCATAGTCTTTCGTAAAcgtaatattaatttttagttgATCATTTGTTCTCTACAATGTTATGGTGCATAAAACGTGTACTAATCTTAAATACACATATCAACCAATTAGTTGCATGGGTCTGTTCAAAAATTCATAATCAAGTACAATTCTGTTTTCTATGAATGTCTTTCATTAAACAGTATAAAAGATTTCGTGAAATTAAAGTTTGCTaacaataatttattcaaacGATAAATATATGAGAATTAACGCATACAACAGTCCCAAATCTGCTAGAAAAGAAATATAAAGCGACGAAGCACGGGCAAAGGGGGGGGggaatattatataaattctcAATTAATGCCTCAGCCAAAAATAAttcggtcgccggccgatgtgtccgatctccaggcatcgggaagactggacacgtcggagccgtccgccgtgcgttgagtgacaaagtttaaaacctcagtcacaaatagacaccaagcaccgtccgatcagcggccgacgtttttttccgctcatcgggctggcgccggccgattatcgcacgcacatcgggtcattttgtagaatcgggcggcgtccggattcattttttatatcacagtttgttttacccgacatcgggcccggaaAGGAATCGAGttaaaatcgaaaaaaaaatcggacgatcaacgaacggttatcgcccggaaTGCGCCCGACATCGgtttcattgtacgtgtatcataacgagcatcgtccggcgtccggcGGGCATCGTGCtaaggccctccggcaatcagacggtcgccggccgatttatatgcctctgggaaatacctttacttttgccgatacacgttcaatgaatccgatgtcgggcgatcgccgggcgatacccgtgcgttgatcgtccgatcttgtttcgatctcatctcgattccttcccgggcccgacgtcgggtaaaattttaagtgagacttaaaattaatccggacgccgcccgatgctacaaattggcccggtttccgtgcgatcatcggccggttgccagcccgatgagcgggaaaatacgtcggccgctgatcggacggtgatcggtgtctatttgtgactgaggtttaaCTGGGTAAACAATTCATCGAACAGAGTAATTGCAAATATTATTgatattgttaaatgtatcaatatgctctcttataaattaattaatgtcCTAATACacaagtaaaatatatacaataattattccaATGCAGTTTAGTTAAATTATGCACATCTATAATGACATAAACACAGTCTAACAAACGTGACGCATCTAGAGGCTTAATACTCGAACACTTTATTGCAAGAGTGCCAGATGATCATAAACTAATAATttgatagaggatatttgttggatccggtggattatcgattttaattcacgagtgatcatagaaaataatattttcacgagtggcgcagccacgagtgaaaatatatgttttctatcatcacgagtgaattaaagtcgataatccaccgaatccaacaaattttctttttatttaatgcatttttcacagtttatatacattgttcaagagtttaactaacgaattttgctgggataatgacgtcatttcgtcaaaaaaatgacgtcatttcacagtaaacaatgaaaattatcgataattctcactgataattttcactgtttgaaacagtgaaattatcagttttaattcactgatatttctctataaaccaccggaaagcattaaataataaACTATAATAACTGTTTACAGATTGAATCCACTTCGAATCGTTACTGTGCTTACAACCATCAACCGTTATCACGGACGACAATCATTAAGGGGACTTGAGTTACAATAACTGTTTACACTTCTCAGCTCTTCAGATTGTTAACGACTTCAGGTTTTTGAACTGTAATatgaaatttaaattttattatgtGCATCTTAAGTCAAAGTTTACGAAAAATGTTCTGAACAATTAAGGATTCGCAGACATTCGAAGTTGCCAATGCTCTTTCCTCTCCCAATTTTTTACCTGAACATTTTCCCAATTATGAACATGAAAAGGTATCTAGCAAGACTTATTCCGTATATACTCATACATAAATTCATTATTTATGCATTTACGGTAATGAACTAGGAGTAACAAGTGggataaaaaaggaaaatatacgCACAACTTGTATCCAGACAAAATAGCAATTTTTAGCCATTGgtcgtttttaaaataattcaaaattggaAGACAtttgaacatataattttaatgATGTATCCTTGATTGAAAAAATAGTCAGCATTTTTTATAAGATTCTCCGCACATAATATAACTTCCAGTTTTACTTGCAAGTGCTTCCACGTTTTCAACAAATTAATTTGACATAACCGCAGTTTAGCCTTTTTATGTTGCTTAAAGGGACAATTACATTTTGCGTTATTTAAAAATTGCCGTTAAATGAATTTACTAAACGAatcttaaatattttgaaaagttttgacataaaaataatattaatggaaaatattaaacacacatgtttctgTAATTGGACACGCATTCATGACTTTTTGAAGCAAAAGCTAACGATGATCCAGGAAACTCGAACCGGCTTTTTATAATGTTGAAACAAACAATGTTCCTGTATACCGTTGAAACTGTTCATTTAAAGTTATCGCGTATAAGACTGTTATCTTGTTATTTGACCGATTTCTATGGTAGTATAAGGAGCATACCGGTATTCGTTTGAAGTGACGGTCATTTACGAAACGAGACAAAAATCCACGAAGCTCATTTGCAGTTTAAAAACCGTAACAATCATAAAAGTGACGGCATTAAGTTGACTCACTCATATAAGAATCAACTGACATCAAGTAAAATATGACTTTGATTATGTTTCTTGTTCTACTACTGTTTCAATAGCACTTAGACATTTTACACACAGGTCATTTTTAGTCACAAATTTATTGTTGAAATGCAATATTGAGGTAAAAACCGATGtggcatttttataaataaacagcaaataactCTGACAAAAAGCGATGTAACACTACATTTCCGGATTATAAAAATATTTCGATTCACTGAGTTTTACTATCAAGTGTTATTGAACATAACATTGTTATAATCTGTCGAACCTATTGATCTATTTGGGCTAAAACACGATATTTGTCATGGAAACTTATCGGAGATTAGTCATACACTAGTCATACACAGTCAAAAGATTGCCTCCTACCATGCCAAGTGAGGTATGTGGAATGGTTACACGTGGTAACAACAAATTCATTCATGTTCGAAATCGGTTTCAGGTATGGTTTCCTTTGATCTTTGACACATTTTGGGTTATCAGTCCTCGTGGAATTAAGCCGTCCAAGTTTATTGTCCTAGTCACCGTATTCTTACGAAATACTATTTGGGACATGGTTACTCATTTGCGcacttaaagggacttgttcgcaGATTTTCGAAGATTTTCAATATCGTGATTAATTTCTTCAAATGTATATATGTTATCATTGGAAATAGACCTTCAGTATACAACAATACAATAACTGCGCATGTAGGCGAACCGCTTACCTTTGGATTTCAATCGAgcgctttaacccatttatgcctagtggactctcccatccttctgaattggatcaatttatttccaaaataatagGTATGtcaagtatacttatttctatattttgaatatttctaaaaaaaaattcttttagcaaacagcgcagaccccgatgagacgccgcatcatgcatgatgcggcgtctcatatgggtctacgctgtttgcaaaggccttttttctagacgctaggcataaatgggttaaacactgTGTATGTATTTATAAGTATTACATACTATCCTACAAGCAATGCAGGTCTGGTCATTAAATATTACGAGAACAACACAAACACTCTCGAATAATTATTCGATCGTTTCACGTTTACAATTTTATCAATTGATCTCGATGACTACACATGATTGATTTGGTATTCTCAGTGCGGGTCTATGTCCTACTTCGCTCCCTGATTTACTGTGCAATTCTCCTTTTCTTAATCTTTGACAGTCTCGAAAAATGGGCATGTTGACAATGTTTGAATTAATCCCTTAAAACAGTTTGGTTTTGTTGCTTTACGAGTATTTCTATTTTAAGGACTTCCTCCGCCTGATCTTTGATAGTAATATTAGAGACTACCACGCCCAATCCGTaagatgtgttgttgttgtttcagatATATTCAATACAATTCCTATCCAATGAACATGtgtttccgtttttttttttagaaatattaaGCGCTATAACACTATCAGCGAAGCATTTATTGTATTATCTTTTTTCAGAAATATAAAAGGCTATATCCACAATAAGTGAAGTATTTGTTGTAGTTGTTTTTGTCAGAAACTTTAgagtttaaagatatttatttaagctcagtGCGACAAAATATTACTCTAGGTTTTAAAATTAAGTTAGAGCAAGATGACAAGCGCCAATGTATGTACATTCAAAACGTTATCTGATGGCTTCAATGGCTCAAAACTACTGAGCTAGACCCAAAGATTTGTGAAATAAAGAGGTCAAGCATTTATAATACTTTCCGATTGATTCATTGGTATAATACTAATTATCATATTCGAGAATATATATTCTACTTACAATTACTGCTATATATCATTATCAAAACTAACTCTCAAATCAAATGGATTCGTTTTAAAAAGTTACCTTAATTGATTGATAATTATGTTGCCTTTAAAACAAGGTATCTAACTCAAGACGTCGAAAAAATATGAAACGCCTGGTTGAATACAACCATCGTCAAACAACTTCAACACATgttgtataaatgtataaaacaacAATATGAGATTTACAAACCATggacattttatgtttaattgaaacaACACGCGTCAAAACACTGAATGTTTATGGCAAAATAAaccaaattaataaaaaagatcgTACATACTTTGAAATATCAGCAAACACGACTGTACTTAATAATTGTACGCACTAAATGTAATCAAATTTTAACCTACTGGTACTTGGGTGATGTTACATAATCCCGTGGAGTCACAACAGGTGAGAAATCCACAATCAAATCAGATTGGTGTCGTTATTGGTCAACTTCTTAGAGACCGCAGTGAACTATATACCGAATTGATAAATACTCCGTCCACAAATATCTGCGAATTAATACGTTGTTTACgaaaaaaatgataacatttaatCATCTGAATGGAAAAACCGAACCTACAGCAAAACACTGCTGTTTAAACGTTGAACGTCTTGACCCACGCCGTCACATATCACATTTAGACTGGTACCTTCGGGAAATCAAACTACAGTCCATTTAATAACGTAATTGTTGCTTCGAGCAAACTATTGTTCGCGTGCAGAATTATGCTGAATCTGGaaataacatttgtttgcaaataAAGACATAACTGTAGAACAAAAATTATTAGTTTGCAAATAAAGGCATAACTATAGAAAGATTCACATTTTAAATGACTATAGATCAAAATTCGGAATTcatctttgaaataattattgttttttattacctATTAATCTGACCTGTCAAAACGtatgttttttaacatttcattgcTTCACAGTGGAGGTCGATGAATGACGGAGTCCTCGGGGCTCTCCGTGTCTgccagagctacagataagctgcgtatttgcgtaaatacgcaatcaaaaataggtggatacgcaattttttcaaaatctttgcgtaccggtacgcaaaacaaatcgTCGATACCCAATTCAAGTCGCCTTatatgcgtaatgaaaaatccggttttgttttggccgttttgactcgagtcttaatcgacaagcgcttgtttaatctggtaacgtatttaccaatcgtttagatgataaaacatgcgagtcaaacaaaatggcgtctcgaggcagacgaaaagtttcgcaaataatacaaaaaacataAAGATTCCTTTCTCGtggtaaataaatctaaaacaattgcaACGGGCATAGTTAATGACATTATTAACTCCATGTTTTGTTCCGTGGACATCTGCGGTAGTATTTTAGATGAACTTGTTGATGGGGTGCACAGGGGGCTGGAACGGTGTTTGGTTAGTATAATAAAGTGTGTTTAGACCAAAAAAACAAGTAGTAACACATTCAatgagtgggttgagaaattccattggcttcagattgttgaatctgGCAGCAGAATGATGGAACCTATACTGTAATCGAATACATACcagtgactttatgtaggtacggttttgagaagctaaattcatgttttattgcaattacccaattcacttgtttgttttggtacaaacacccaattattttttatatgagcgggtatcatacttttggatacccaatcacgttttccattacccaattcattcttattttgaagggtattaccctATTACCCCAAAAAAACTTATCAGTAGCTCTGGTGTCTGCGCAGCATCGTCGACGAAATTATTCCCGAATATATTCCTCAAAggtatttttatctttttttaattaatgtcaatattgccatttGGGATTCGTCCATCTGAACAAATAGCAGTTCAGACAAAACAATCCCTCAGGTGTATTGAATGCGGTCTGCGTACGTTACTAACATAAACTCTTTCCATCATTGATTTGCGTATTCAAGATTGCATCTTCCTTTACAATTTGATACTAATCAGTATCATGGGCAGTTTATGCCCTCGAACATATTGCAACATAGAATTTGAAACTTAAATCAGTTTAGTAACACTGGTTTCCTCCAGTCAATTATATGGACTTCTTGAAATAACTGCATTCGTTACAAATGTCACAGTTTGCGTTCTTTAAAGTGTCGCTCCCGCCCCCTTCACAACGTTTTGTCATGTGAGTGTTAAACATAGAATGGCAATACAAAAAACGTGGTTAATAACCCTAGGCTTTTATGTAGtacgtgaaaataataatatcTATACATGTTGATACATTTTTGTCGAAACGATACCGATATTACACAATTAAACGACCAAAATAAAACTGAAGTGCATAACAGTATTCAAAGATGagaataatgaataatatgtttTCATTCTCTCCATCTCATTGGcctttgttttaaacaaatcttCCCACAAAGCTTACCCTTGTTAAGAGAATAGCTGGACTTCGATAAGTTCCGGATATAACTCTCTTCGAACTTCAACTTGAACCGGCTACTATTGTTTACCATTAAATGTCAAGTTTGCCTGCCTTTTCTGCACAGTTTGTGCCTAACGAAACATTCGTTAAGCGCCCATTAACGTCAGTATCACTTTACCTAGACAGCTTATGTGAGATGCATTTACTAAGacgaaagtgaaaatggccattaTTATTTTTTCGAAACACTTAAGGAAACTTGAAATGGTAAACTCGCATTTTACAAAATGAACCATTTGAAAATACAACATGTGTTGCTGTTGtgacaaaatattgttaacaGTGATTGCGAGCTGACTTATGCCTGTTTCTTCAGAAAAAAGGGTACcggtatttttaataaaataatgaaaacatttccAGTTGTGGTGACAAATAAGATtcaataatatattgtataacatgATTTCGATGTAAAGTGCTTGTTTTGTTGGTGAAACGGGTAACACTTGTGTGGTgggggtttattttttttttcgaaaatagcGATATCGACAACCGCCTTGGTGGTGGTATGAGCTTCTCATGTTGATGTTCGTGGGCAGATTCAATCCGAGTTAGTTTACCAGCACGTAGTTTGAGAAGACGCTATCTTTTATCCATTAAAAACCATTTAAACGAATGTTGACGCATTTGAAGTATTTAAGCCCTTTCTTAATAATATTttagtttgaaaggcttcatttgcaaCTCTAAGATAATGATGAAAAGCAAACAGCATATTACAtgaacatactgcgagttactATGTTTTATGTTGGTTGCAAAAGCCTTTTTAACTTTGCTTATGATGGGTAAAGGGCTAGTTAACAGTGTGTCATGTTGTGAAGGAAGTAATGGGACCGTACTTGTGAAGTTGCTTCTTGTAGCTTTGAAAAATCATCTTGTTATTTCTATGAAACATCTGCTGGAGAAAGAATGTGAAGAGTTAATAAAATCTTGAAAGTTTTCAGTGACAGTATACACAAAACAAGAGTGTATATTTTGTGTAAAGTTCTTGATGTAGCGGGGGATCAGAATATGGCCTATTGCGTTGCACAATCTTATATTAGTATGTTTATTAACTCCCGCCCGATTTAGCACCTTTTTCGTTGACATTGAAGTCAACTACAGCGATTCGACTACTCGTGGACAATACGTTAGACGTTGGTGGATGCTCCTGATATTGGCGTTCTATCCTTCCAACAAAAACCGCACTTTGTTTTCTTAATACATGATGTTGGCCTATTTAGCTTGAGGTAGATATCTCCGGAGGCTTGTCTATCTTCCTCGTATGTTACGGACGACACCGGTGATCGATATAGTTCAACTCGCACTGATAACGAGGAGTACTATCGCACACACTAATACTACGCATATGAGGAAAAGAGCACAGCCACTGTGACACCGACGTAAGGAATGCGACACACTTTCAGCATTTAACTTGTAAACGGACGTCATAGAAACAATTTAGGAACCCATTATATTCTAGTAAACAGGAcagaatattttaaatttattttatatcttgATAATTGCGATAGGTATTCATGCGATGatagtattaacccatttatgcctagtggactctcccatccttctaaattggatcagtttatttccaaaattagggatgtctcttatatttatttctatatttagaatatttcttacagaaagtcctcttagcaaacagcgcagaccctgatgagacgccgcatcaagaggcgtctcatctgggtttacgctgtttgccaagtccctttttctagacgctaggcataaatggattaagggTCCAGAATGCTGAAGTTAAATGTTAAGAGAAGCAGCATAACTAGAGTTATTTACTGTCAGGCTTTACCTGTCTAGCAATATCAAAAACAGTGCGCTCTACAAAAACATGAAGTGCACCTAAATGCAACATGAAAACATTATAATAGTAGTTGAAATACAACATgatctatttaaattaaaaaagaatccaTTTCTAGTTTTTTTAAACCAACAATAAATGGATCTTATACGGATCATGAAACAAACGCAAACGCCCCGGGATATGTTCCTTATTAATAAATTTCGCGCTACATGAATAAATGCAATAACTATAGAgtgttaacccattaatgcctagtggactctcccatccttctaaattcaatcaatttatttacaacattagggatgtcttgtttatttatttt contains the following coding sequences:
- the LOC127880195 gene encoding beta-1,3-galactosyltransferase 5-like; this translates as MLPRHPLILKITTICTTVVLAGVLFYNRNPNTVVHRRLMYLPTMQVGRYSFSDITALVQELNAIQNSPPTTTTEEPIHAIETYVDGEAITFDIDAEPCLKSHYLLIYVHSDPGNAERRRVIRTTWASNEILKLHGAKLIFVTGQVETLDMQASLDFESQLHKDIIQANFTDTYRNLTYKAISGLRWAQENCPNTTYVLKTDDDIVVDIHRVVRLMKAYIENKWGKKNILAGYIWPHMNVDRNKSSKWYVSPEEFPKPFYLKYCSGSSYLMSTDVVAKFYTNSLTVPFFWIDDYYVTGMLASAAGVTPTSLNDRYILENNADMAALLQNDSKTRFVFVHSPDTITSNFVWKKFLERWG